A single window of Sphingobium sp. SCG-1 DNA harbors:
- a CDS encoding 3-hydroxybutyrate dehydrogenase, with product MTLKGKAALITGSTSGIGLAYAKTLAAEGANIVINGFGDKDAIEKERVALEAASGAKALYSGHDLTKVDQIEAMMAEAASTFGGVDILINNAGMQHVAPVEEFPLDKWDLIIALNLNAAFHTTRLAVPYMKGKKWGRIIQTASAHSKAASPFKSAYVTAKHGLAGFTKTVALEVATFGVTANCISPGYVWTPLVEGQIPDTMKARNMTREQVINDVLLAGQPTKEFVTPEQVAAIALFLCGDAASQITGANLSVDGGWTAQ from the coding sequence ATGACACTCAAAGGCAAGGCAGCACTTATCACCGGCTCGACATCGGGCATCGGCCTTGCCTATGCGAAGACGCTGGCGGCGGAGGGCGCGAACATCGTCATCAACGGCTTTGGCGACAAGGACGCGATCGAGAAGGAGCGCGTCGCGCTGGAGGCGGCTAGTGGGGCGAAGGCGCTGTATAGCGGCCATGACCTTACGAAGGTCGATCAGATCGAGGCGATGATGGCGGAAGCGGCCAGCACCTTCGGCGGAGTGGATATCCTCATCAACAATGCGGGTATGCAGCATGTCGCCCCGGTCGAGGAATTCCCCCTCGATAAATGGGATCTCATCATCGCGCTCAATCTGAACGCGGCGTTCCATACCACGCGGCTCGCCGTGCCTTATATGAAGGGTAAGAAATGGGGCCGGATCATTCAGACGGCCTCGGCCCATTCCAAAGCGGCCTCGCCATTCAAGTCGGCCTATGTCACCGCCAAGCACGGCCTTGCGGGTTTCACCAAGACCGTCGCGCTGGAAGTGGCGACCTTCGGCGTCACCGCCAACTGCATCAGTCCGGGCTACGTCTGGACGCCGCTGGTAGAGGGTCAAATCCCCGACACGATGAAAGCGCGCAACATGACGCGGGAGCAGGTCATCAACGACGTGCTGCTGGCGGGCCAGCCCACGAAGGAGTTCGTGACGCCTGAACAAGTGGCGGCCATCGCCCTGTTCCTGTGTGGCGATGCGGCCAGCCAGATCACGGGTGCGAACCTGTCCGTGGATGGCGGCTGGACGGCGCAGTAG
- a CDS encoding DUF3734 domain-containing protein, whose product MKHSHTTHPRRTAPPLPLPEHVALLLQGGGALGSFQAGVYEKLDELAIEVDWVAGISIGAVNAAIIAGNPPARRMERLKQFWDQVSGGMPNLWLPDNDHIREAAHLAAAGSVAMFGVPGFFRPHMIPSAFMPKGTAGAISYYDSTPLVATLDSLIDWDLLNDGPVRISVGAVDVESGNFAYWDNRGPDGVSRSNARIDARHIMASGALPPGLPPIEIEGRYYWDGGLVSNTPLTHVLENQCGDMLVFQVDLFPAEGPMPQQMTDVWSRQKDIQYSSRTRQVTDQYLRLRREHKAIRAVLNHLPAEMCDDPEVQRVRALLDDGSVNIVHLIYRSRAWESGARDFEFSRATMLDHWGQGRDAVDGVMHKGDLIASNILDGVSAAFDLDRLVPKETPA is encoded by the coding sequence ATGAAACACTCTCACACGACTCACCCCCGCCGAACGGCGCCTCCCCTGCCCCTGCCGGAGCATGTCGCGTTGCTGCTGCAGGGCGGCGGCGCGCTCGGATCGTTTCAGGCAGGCGTTTATGAAAAGCTGGACGAGCTGGCGATCGAAGTGGATTGGGTCGCGGGCATTTCCATCGGCGCGGTAAACGCCGCGATCATCGCGGGCAATCCGCCTGCGCGGCGAATGGAGCGGCTGAAGCAATTCTGGGATCAGGTGAGCGGCGGCATGCCGAACCTGTGGCTGCCCGATAACGATCATATCCGCGAGGCGGCGCATCTGGCCGCGGCGGGGTCCGTAGCGATGTTCGGCGTGCCCGGCTTCTTCCGGCCGCACATGATCCCGTCGGCATTTATGCCCAAGGGGACGGCGGGCGCAATCAGCTATTATGACTCGACGCCGCTGGTCGCGACGCTCGATTCGCTGATCGACTGGGATCTGCTGAATGACGGACCCGTGCGGATTTCCGTCGGCGCTGTCGATGTCGAAAGCGGCAACTTCGCCTACTGGGACAATCGCGGCCCGGATGGCGTGAGCCGGTCTAATGCGCGGATCGATGCGCGGCATATCATGGCGTCCGGCGCATTGCCGCCCGGTCTGCCCCCGATAGAGATCGAGGGCCGCTATTACTGGGACGGCGGGCTGGTATCGAATACGCCGCTTACCCATGTCCTTGAAAACCAGTGCGGCGACATGCTGGTGTTCCAGGTGGACCTGTTCCCTGCGGAAGGGCCGATGCCGCAACAGATGACCGACGTCTGGTCGCGGCAGAAGGACATTCAGTATTCCAGCCGCACGCGTCAGGTCACGGACCAGTATCTGCGCCTCCGCCGCGAGCATAAGGCGATCCGCGCGGTGCTCAATCACCTGCCCGCCGAAATGTGCGACGATCCGGAGGTCCAGCGCGTGCGGGCGCTGCTGGACGATGGATCGGTCAACATCGTCCATCTCATCTATCGCAGCCGCGCATGGGAAAGCGGCGCGCGCGACTTCGAATTTTCGCGCGCGACCATGCTCGACCACTGGGGCCAGGGCCGCGATGCGGTGGACGGCGTGATGCACAAGGGCGACCTGATCGCGAGCAACATCCTGGATGGGGTGAGCGCCGCCTTCGATCTCGACAGATTAGTTCCCAAGGAGACACCGGCATGA
- a CDS encoding neutral zinc metallopeptidase has product MRLDDENESSHYEVQRGGGGGSFGGGGLGIIGMLLGSRFGLGGIAILVIGALIMGINPLSLLGGGGGGGPQVQTEQPGTQELTPVQRTSLKVLGSTERRWSEIFSAEGQQYPPPTLVFYSQNGMSGCGAAQSAMGPFYCPTDQKVYLDTDFFNEMETRFNAPGDFPIGYIIAHEVGHHVQTITGISDKVRAGQKSGSEAQGNALQVAMELQADCYAGVWANRDKNLMEAGDLEEGLRAAQAIGDDTLQKAAGRRPVPESFTHGTAAQRMEWLRKGLSTGDPAQCDTFKGV; this is encoded by the coding sequence ATGCGGCTCGACGATGAAAACGAAAGCAGCCACTACGAGGTGCAGCGCGGCGGCGGAGGCGGCAGCTTTGGCGGTGGCGGACTTGGCATCATCGGCATGCTGCTCGGCAGCCGTTTCGGGCTGGGCGGCATTGCGATCCTCGTGATCGGCGCGCTCATCATGGGCATCAACCCACTGAGTCTGCTAGGCGGCGGAGGTGGAGGCGGGCCGCAGGTGCAGACAGAGCAGCCCGGCACGCAGGAACTGACCCCGGTGCAGCGCACCTCGCTCAAGGTACTGGGATCGACCGAGCGCCGCTGGTCGGAGATATTCAGCGCCGAAGGGCAGCAATATCCTCCGCCGACGCTGGTGTTCTACAGCCAGAACGGCATGTCGGGCTGTGGTGCGGCGCAATCGGCCATGGGGCCGTTCTACTGCCCGACCGATCAGAAGGTCTATCTAGACACCGATTTCTTCAACGAGATGGAAACGCGCTTCAACGCCCCCGGCGATTTCCCCATCGGCTACATCATCGCGCATGAAGTCGGCCATCATGTCCAGACGATCACCGGCATCTCCGACAAGGTGCGTGCGGGCCAGAAGAGCGGATCGGAGGCGCAGGGCAACGCGCTTCAGGTGGCGATGGAATTGCAGGCCGATTGCTATGCCGGTGTCTGGGCCAACCGCGACAAGAACCTGATGGAGGCGGGCGACCTTGAAGAGGGCTTGCGCGCTGCGCAGGCCATCGGTGACGACACGTTGCAGAAGGCGGCGGGCCGGCGACCTGTTCCAGAAAGCTTCACGCATGGCACCGCTGCGCAACGAATGGAATGGTTGCGCAAGGGCCTCAGCACCGGCGACCCGGCGCAGTGCGATACGTTCAAGGGCGTGTAG
- a CDS encoding ATP-dependent Clp protease proteolytic subunit: MANSTLYPLLTSPNIGLAGPVDYNMYGFFRQALINAPKQGPLVISLTTMGGDPEVARAMGDDVRIMQEREGRELLFLGQAAVYSAGATFMSYFARDKRFLTRGTRIMIHERQITKTINLSGPLRMCVATLKATLNEIEHSINIEEEGFRALIGGSSITFDEVHHKAPENWYIDAEDARDLGLVLDVI; the protein is encoded by the coding sequence ATGGCAAATTCCACCCTCTACCCGCTGCTGACAAGCCCGAATATCGGACTCGCCGGTCCCGTCGACTACAATATGTACGGCTTTTTCCGGCAGGCGCTCATCAATGCGCCCAAGCAGGGGCCGCTCGTCATCTCGCTCACCACCATGGGCGGCGACCCCGAAGTGGCGCGGGCGATGGGCGACGATGTGCGGATCATGCAGGAACGCGAAGGCCGGGAGCTTCTGTTCCTGGGCCAGGCGGCAGTCTATTCCGCCGGGGCCACGTTTATGAGCTATTTCGCGCGGGACAAGCGTTTCCTGACGCGCGGCACGCGGATCATGATCCATGAGCGGCAGATCACGAAGACGATCAACCTTTCCGGGCCGCTGCGAATGTGCGTGGCGACGCTGAAGGCGACGCTCAACGAGATAGAGCATAGCATCAATATCGAGGAAGAAGGCTTCCGCGCTCTTATCGGGGGGAGCAGCATCACCTTCGACGAAGTGCATCACAAGGCTCCGGAAAACTGGTATATCGACGCGGAGGATGCGCGCGATCTGGGCCTCGTGCTCGACGTGATCTGA
- a CDS encoding M20/M25/M40 family metallo-hydrolase, with the protein MQAALRSTVAAVGLMLAIPAQAALSPAEQKMIAAVDADHDRSVALLEKLVNQNSGSLNLAGVEAVGAMVRPELEALGFTVVWKPMAQTKRAGHIIATHWGKSGTTKMLLIGHLDTVFEPDSPFQKFVREGDKAQGPGAGDDKGGMVVMLAALRAMQAAGTLKDANIEVVLTGDEEDTGDPIDIARGDLIAAGKRADVALEFEGLAVENGADMGSIARRSSNSWTVTTRGKSGHSSGIFSASAGDGAIYELARIVATFRKELPEPNLTFNVGLIGGGQSADLDAGGVRIAATGKTNIIPSIAIARGDFRTLSQEQTDRVVAKMNTIVAAHAPGTGATILFDQGYPPMAPTSGNRALLAKLNVINTDLKLAKMPELDPLKRGAGDIAFVAADTDGLVGLGPSSQGDHAPGETVDLASIKRQAKRAAILMSRLAGEAGKK; encoded by the coding sequence ATGCAGGCTGCACTGCGATCCACTGTTGCCGCCGTCGGCCTGATGCTGGCGATACCGGCGCAGGCGGCGCTTTCCCCCGCTGAGCAGAAGATGATCGCAGCGGTCGATGCGGACCATGACCGGTCGGTCGCGCTCCTGGAAAAGCTGGTGAACCAGAACAGCGGTTCGCTGAACCTTGCAGGTGTCGAGGCGGTTGGCGCAATGGTGCGGCCGGAACTGGAGGCGCTGGGCTTTACCGTCGTCTGGAAGCCGATGGCGCAAACTAAGCGCGCCGGGCACATCATCGCGACGCACTGGGGGAAGTCCGGCACGACGAAGATGCTGCTGATCGGGCACCTCGACACGGTGTTCGAGCCGGATTCGCCCTTTCAGAAATTCGTGCGCGAGGGCGACAAGGCGCAGGGTCCGGGCGCGGGCGACGACAAAGGCGGGATGGTCGTTATGCTGGCGGCTCTGCGCGCGATGCAGGCGGCGGGCACGCTGAAGGACGCGAATATCGAAGTCGTCCTGACCGGGGACGAGGAAGATACGGGCGACCCCATCGACATTGCGCGCGGCGACCTGATCGCGGCGGGCAAGCGGGCTGACGTTGCGCTGGAGTTCGAAGGACTGGCTGTCGAGAACGGCGCCGACATGGGATCGATCGCGCGGCGGTCCTCCAATAGCTGGACAGTGACGACGAGGGGCAAATCGGGGCATAGCTCGGGCATATTCTCAGCCAGTGCCGGGGATGGCGCGATCTATGAGCTGGCGCGGATCGTAGCAACGTTTCGCAAGGAATTGCCCGAACCCAATCTGACGTTCAACGTGGGGCTGATCGGTGGCGGGCAGAGTGCCGACCTGGACGCAGGCGGCGTGCGGATCGCGGCGACGGGCAAGACGAATATCATCCCGTCCATTGCCATCGCGCGCGGCGACTTTCGGACGTTGAGCCAGGAACAGACCGATCGCGTCGTCGCGAAGATGAATACCATCGTCGCGGCGCACGCGCCCGGCACCGGCGCGACGATCCTGTTCGATCAAGGCTATCCGCCGATGGCGCCGACGTCGGGCAATCGCGCATTGCTGGCGAAGTTGAACGTCATCAATACGGACCTCAAACTGGCGAAGATGCCCGAGCTCGATCCGCTGAAGCGTGGCGCGGGCGATATCGCCTTCGTTGCGGCGGACACCGATGGGTTGGTCGGACTCGGCCCCAGCAGCCAGGGCGATCATGCGCCGGGGGAAACAGTCGATTTGGCCAGCATTAAACGTCAGGCCAAGCGCGCCGCGATACTGATGTCGCGGCTGGCCGGAGAAGCGGGGAAGAAATAA
- a CDS encoding glutathione peroxidase: MATAIQEIPLKTILNDDASLADYAGNVVLVVNVASKCGLTPQYEGLEKLYSQYKDQGLVVTGFPANDFGAQEPGTNEEIASFCTTNFGVDFPMFSKVTVTGPDKHPLFAALTEAAPVAKGDGKGFREKLRGYGMTPNPEPELLWNFEKFLIGRDGNVAARFAPTTAPDDAELVAAIEAELAK, encoded by the coding sequence ATGGCCACCGCGATTCAAGAAATTCCGCTCAAGACCATCCTCAACGACGATGCCAGCCTGGCCGATTATGCAGGTAATGTCGTGCTGGTCGTCAACGTCGCATCGAAGTGCGGGCTGACGCCGCAATATGAGGGGCTGGAAAAGCTCTATTCGCAGTACAAGGATCAGGGTCTGGTCGTCACCGGCTTTCCAGCGAACGACTTCGGCGCGCAGGAGCCCGGCACGAATGAGGAAATCGCGAGTTTCTGCACGACGAATTTCGGCGTCGATTTCCCGATGTTCTCCAAGGTGACGGTGACGGGGCCGGACAAGCATCCGCTGTTCGCCGCGCTGACGGAGGCCGCGCCCGTTGCCAAGGGCGATGGCAAGGGCTTTCGCGAAAAGCTGCGCGGATATGGCATGACGCCCAATCCGGAGCCGGAGTTGCTGTGGAACTTCGAGAAATTTCTGATCGGCCGCGATGGCAATGTGGCCGCCCGTTTCGCGCCGACTACTGCGCCCGACGATGCCGAGCTGGTGGCGGCCATCGAAGCGGAGTTGGCCAAGTAG
- a CDS encoding trimeric intracellular cation channel family protein, which translates to MTAPLLPTIAPQIAPVLQWLGIIGTALFAASGALAAARLQQTLVTFAFFALVTGVGGGTVRDLLIGAPVFWVHDPVPAIACGIAALLVWLTPTSWWHGNDGRGRALDWLDAVGLAAFAVFGAAKAISFGIPPFVAAIMGVVTGCVGGIIRDLLAGEPSILLRPEIYVTAAALASGLFVMLAALGVPVPVASVIAAVAGFVLRATAIVNGLALPGYRRG; encoded by the coding sequence ATGACCGCCCCCCTCCTCCCCACAATCGCTCCGCAGATCGCTCCGGTGCTCCAGTGGCTCGGCATCATCGGCACGGCGCTATTTGCGGCGTCCGGCGCGCTGGCAGCCGCACGGTTGCAACAGACGCTTGTGACATTCGCCTTCTTCGCACTGGTGACAGGCGTCGGCGGCGGCACGGTGCGCGACCTGCTGATCGGAGCGCCCGTATTCTGGGTGCACGATCCCGTGCCCGCTATAGCTTGCGGGATCGCAGCGCTTCTCGTGTGGCTCACGCCGACAAGTTGGTGGCACGGCAATGACGGCCGAGGGCGCGCGTTGGATTGGCTCGACGCTGTGGGCCTCGCAGCATTTGCGGTATTCGGCGCGGCAAAGGCGATCTCGTTCGGCATTCCGCCGTTTGTCGCCGCGATCATGGGTGTGGTGACCGGCTGCGTCGGCGGCATCATCCGCGACCTCCTAGCGGGCGAACCATCGATCCTGTTGCGCCCCGAAATCTACGTCACCGCCGCAGCGTTGGCATCAGGACTGTTCGTGATGTTGGCGGCGCTAGGCGTGCCAGTGCCAGTGGCTAGTGTCATCGCCGCCGTCGCCGGGTTTGTGCTGCGGGCGACAGCGATCGTCAACGGATTGGCCTTACCCGGCTATCGACGGGGATAG
- the rplA gene encoding 50S ribosomal protein L1, whose amino-acid sequence MAKLTKKAKALATAVDRNKLHGVDDALALIKTHATAKFDESVEVAINLGVDPRHADQMVRGVVTLPAGTGKTVRVAVFARGDKAEAATAAGADIVGAEDLLDSIQAGNIDFQRVIATPDMMGLVGRLGKVLGPKGLMPNPKLGTVTPNVAEAVKAAKGGQIEFRVEKAGIIHAGLGKASFSQDDLRKNFDAFVDAIVKAKPTGSKGKYVRKIALSSSMGPGVKVDVSEVASA is encoded by the coding sequence ATGGCAAAGCTGACCAAGAAGGCAAAGGCTCTGGCCACCGCCGTCGATCGCAACAAGCTGCACGGCGTTGATGACGCGCTGGCACTGATAAAGACGCACGCGACCGCCAAGTTCGACGAATCCGTCGAAGTCGCGATCAACCTGGGCGTCGATCCCCGTCACGCCGACCAAATGGTCCGTGGTGTTGTCACCCTGCCCGCTGGCACCGGCAAGACCGTTCGCGTCGCCGTGTTCGCCCGTGGCGACAAGGCTGAAGCGGCGACCGCCGCTGGCGCCGACATCGTGGGTGCGGAAGATCTGCTCGACAGCATCCAGGCTGGCAACATCGACTTCCAGCGCGTGATCGCGACGCCGGACATGATGGGCCTCGTCGGCCGCTTGGGTAAGGTTCTGGGTCCAAAGGGCCTGATGCCGAACCCGAAGCTTGGCACCGTGACCCCGAACGTCGCGGAAGCCGTGAAGGCAGCCAAGGGCGGCCAGATCGAATTCCGCGTTGAAAAGGCCGGCATCATCCACGCTGGTCTGGGCAAGGCGAGCTTCAGCCAGGACGACCTGCGCAAGAACTTCGACGCGTTCGTCGATGCGATCGTGAAGGCCAAGCCAACCGGTTCGAAGGGCAAGTACGTCCGCAAGATCGCCCTGTCGTCCTCGATGGGTCCGGGCGTGAAGGTTGACGTGTCGGAAGTCGCTTCGGCCTGA
- the rplK gene encoding 50S ribosomal protein L11: MAKKITGYIKLQVPAGAANPSPPIGPALGQRGVNIMEFCKAFNAQTGDVEKGTPLPTVITVFADRSFTFKTKTPPATFLIKKAAGLKSGSKEPGKVVAGKIKRSQLSEIAQAKMADLNANDIEAATKIIEGSARAMGLEVVEG, from the coding sequence ATGGCTAAAAAGATTACGGGCTATATCAAGCTCCAGGTGCCTGCGGGCGCCGCCAACCCGTCCCCGCCGATCGGCCCTGCTCTGGGTCAGCGCGGCGTGAACATCATGGAATTCTGCAAGGCGTTCAACGCACAGACCGGCGACGTGGAAAAGGGCACGCCCCTCCCCACCGTCATCACCGTGTTCGCCGACCGCAGCTTCACCTTCAAGACCAAAACGCCGCCCGCGACGTTCCTGATCAAGAAGGCCGCTGGCCTGAAGTCGGGTTCGAAAGAGCCGGGCAAGGTAGTTGCCGGAAAGATCAAGCGCTCGCAGCTGAGCGAAATCGCGCAGGCGAAGATGGCCGATCTCAACGCGAACGACATCGAAGCCGCGACGAAGATCATCGAAGGCAGCGCCCGCGCAATGGGCCTCGAAGTGGTGGAGGGCTAA
- the nusG gene encoding transcription termination/antitermination protein NusG: protein MARWYIIHAYSGFENKVRDSIVADAERLGLSQLVESVEVPVETVTEVRRGKKVQSERKFFPGYVLAKLAMNDDVYHLVKNTPKVTGFLGSMGKPQAISEAEAARILNTKEEAAANPKTRVTVNYEIGDSVKVLDGPFASFNGVVEELDFEKSRVKVSVSIFGRATPVELDFEQVELSK from the coding sequence ATGGCGCGTTGGTACATCATCCATGCCTATTCAGGCTTCGAGAACAAGGTCCGCGACTCGATCGTGGCCGACGCCGAACGCCTGGGCCTGTCCCAGCTTGTCGAATCGGTCGAGGTTCCGGTCGAGACCGTCACCGAAGTCCGTCGCGGCAAGAAAGTGCAGTCGGAACGGAAGTTCTTCCCCGGCTACGTCCTTGCGAAGCTTGCGATGAACGACGACGTCTATCACCTCGTCAAGAACACGCCCAAGGTCACCGGCTTCCTTGGCTCCATGGGTAAGCCGCAGGCTATCAGCGAAGCCGAAGCCGCACGCATCCTGAATACCAAGGAAGAGGCCGCCGCCAATCCTAAGACCCGCGTCACGGTCAATTACGAGATCGGCGACAGCGTCAAGGTTCTGGACGGTCCCTTCGCCAGCTTCAACGGCGTGGTCGAGGAACTAGATTTCGAAAAGAGCCGCGTGAAGGTGTCCGTGTCGATCTTCGGCCGTGCGACGCCCGTGGAACTGGACTTCGAGCAGGTCGAACTGTCGAAGTAA
- the secE gene encoding preprotein translocase subunit SecE — translation MAKTSPAEFVNQVRAEASKIVWPTSRETMMTTVMVVIMTSILGLFFFSIDSVFGAVVKWLLAMAAGQR, via the coding sequence ATGGCCAAGACGTCCCCAGCGGAATTCGTCAATCAGGTGCGCGCGGAAGCGTCGAAGATTGTATGGCCCACGAGTCGGGAAACGATGATGACGACCGTTATGGTCGTGATCATGACGTCGATCCTTGGCCTGTTCTTCTTCAGCATCGACAGCGTTTTCGGTGCAGTGGTGAAGTGGCTGCTTGCAATGGCCGCAGGCCAGCGCTGA
- the aat gene encoding leucyl/phenylalanyl-tRNA--protein transferase, which yields MTIDPVLLLQAYAIGVFPMSDDRDAEDIYWVEPKKRAILPLDGFNLSRSLARTIRRDRFTVRANSDFAAVVALCAEAAPDRPSTWINHSIETAYLELHRLGFAHCVECWEGDALVGGLYGVSLGRAFFGESMFSRRTDASKVALAWLVARLRVGGFSLLDCQFLTDHLRSLGAVEIRQAAYLKLLTAAVDGVPLGRGRAALDSGAGQYAEAAFGALVEREAGVTGRDVAALLSQV from the coding sequence ATGACGATCGACCCCGTTCTGCTGCTTCAGGCTTACGCCATCGGCGTGTTTCCGATGTCCGACGACCGCGACGCAGAGGATATCTATTGGGTGGAACCCAAAAAGCGGGCGATACTTCCGTTGGACGGCTTCAATCTGTCGCGCTCGCTGGCGCGGACGATCCGGCGAGACCGCTTCACCGTGCGGGCAAACAGCGATTTTGCCGCTGTCGTAGCGCTCTGTGCCGAAGCCGCGCCTGACCGGCCGTCGACATGGATCAACCATAGTATCGAAACGGCCTATCTGGAACTGCATCGGCTAGGTTTTGCGCATTGCGTGGAGTGCTGGGAAGGCGACGCGCTGGTTGGCGGACTTTATGGCGTATCTCTTGGGAGGGCATTCTTTGGCGAGAGCATGTTCTCGCGGCGGACCGATGCGTCGAAAGTGGCGCTTGCGTGGCTGGTCGCGCGACTGCGGGTCGGCGGATTTTCGCTACTCGATTGCCAGTTCCTGACCGATCATTTGCGCTCGCTCGGGGCAGTGGAAATACGGCAGGCGGCGTATCTGAAGTTGCTGACGGCAGCGGTGGACGGTGTCCCGCTGGGACGCGGGCGGGCTGCGCTGGATAGCGGAGCAGGACAATATGCCGAGGCTGCATTCGGCGCTTTGGTGGAGCGTGAAGCTGGCGTGACAGGGCGGGACGTCGCGGCTCTACTAAGCCAAGTGTAA
- a CDS encoding helix-turn-helix domain-containing protein has translation MNAITMSSMTSFLPPVRTPAAMLEIADPEQKRACALLHRIVAHTGLSITEIARAAGLSPSTLTRIYPTPSVSYTLSMRTLTKIHAAFPDAYPGNSALSVSHVPDEAHVPLLLLGEFKRSAGMAGMVVPPDFELYTLVPDTAQIQAPPYLTVRDMDRFVTAYVPGNAMAPRIKTGEMLLIDKIKPAPVGTDVLVSLRRGEEDQAVTIGTLLARDRDHITLQQGRVIANFDHSQIGYVHLIVAVMRD, from the coding sequence ATGAATGCAATCACCATGTCGTCCATGACATCCTTCCTGCCGCCAGTTCGCACACCCGCCGCGATGCTGGAAATCGCCGATCCCGAGCAGAAGCGGGCATGTGCGCTACTGCACCGCATCGTCGCTCATACCGGTCTGTCGATCACAGAAATTGCGCGCGCTGCTGGGCTTTCGCCATCCACGCTGACACGCATTTATCCGACGCCATCGGTCAGTTACACGTTGTCGATGCGTACGCTGACGAAGATCCATGCAGCATTCCCGGACGCCTATCCCGGCAACTCCGCTTTGAGCGTGTCGCATGTGCCAGATGAAGCGCATGTTCCACTACTGCTGCTCGGCGAGTTCAAGAGGTCGGCGGGTATGGCCGGCATGGTGGTTCCGCCTGATTTTGAACTTTACACGCTGGTGCCCGATACCGCGCAGATTCAGGCCCCACCCTATCTGACGGTGCGGGATATGGATCGTTTCGTGACGGCCTATGTTCCGGGCAATGCCATGGCGCCACGGATCAAGACGGGTGAGATGCTTTTGATCGACAAGATAAAGCCAGCGCCCGTCGGCACGGATGTGCTCGTAAGTCTACGGCGTGGGGAAGAAGATCAGGCGGTAACGATCGGTACGCTGCTCGCCCGCGACCGCGATCATATCACACTCCAACAGGGCCGGGTGATCGCCAACTTCGACCATAGCCAGATCGGATACGTTCACCTGATCGTCGCAGTGATGCGCGACTGA
- a CDS encoding NADH:ubiquinone oxidoreductase subunit NDUFA12 produces the protein MGILANIFTWWNGATIGTALWSKRNGSRVGEDYEGNVYFQGGKGIDGNPRRWVMYKGSNDASRVPAEWHGWLHHTFEEAPESALPPPRIWEKEFTPNLTGTPQAYRPSGAIEKGGKRQSATGDYEAWTPDAG, from the coding sequence ATGGGCATATTGGCTAACATCTTCACCTGGTGGAACGGCGCCACCATCGGCACCGCGCTCTGGAGCAAGCGCAACGGATCGCGAGTGGGCGAGGATTATGAGGGCAATGTCTATTTCCAAGGTGGCAAGGGCATCGATGGCAACCCACGCCGCTGGGTGATGTACAAAGGCTCCAACGACGCCAGCCGCGTACCTGCTGAATGGCACGGCTGGCTGCACCACACATTCGAGGAGGCCCCTGAGAGCGCGCTGCCCCCGCCGCGGATCTGGGAAAAGGAATTTACGCCCAACCTCACCGGCACGCCGCAGGCTTACCGTCCAAGCGGCGCGATCGAAAAAGGCGGCAAGCGCCAGAGCGCGACCGGTGACTATGAGGCGTGGACGCCCGACGCGGGCTGA
- a CDS encoding DUF192 domain-containing protein produces the protein MKSKSCALLPLLLLASACSNKAPADNAAVVQDSAKAATIPLVISSKGKLHRFDVETAVTPEEQEQGLMFRTDLPNDGGMVFPMKPPRTASFWMKNTVIPLDMLFVAPDGTIAFIGANRKPYSREPASAGVPVAGVVELRGGRAAELGLAEGDKVQWGYCAVPGAATTQPSAAPSFCP, from the coding sequence GTGAAGAGTAAATCCTGTGCCCTTTTGCCGCTGCTGCTGCTCGCCTCCGCGTGCTCCAACAAGGCTCCCGCTGATAATGCCGCTGTCGTGCAGGACTCCGCGAAGGCAGCCACGATCCCGCTCGTCATCTCCAGCAAGGGCAAGCTGCATCGCTTCGACGTGGAGACCGCCGTCACGCCCGAGGAACAGGAACAGGGCCTCATGTTCCGCACCGATCTACCCAACGACGGCGGCATGGTGTTCCCGATGAAACCGCCGCGTACTGCGAGTTTCTGGATGAAGAATACTGTTATCCCGCTCGACATGCTGTTCGTCGCGCCTGACGGGACGATCGCCTTCATCGGCGCGAACCGAAAGCCATATTCCCGCGAACCTGCCTCGGCAGGCGTGCCCGTTGCAGGCGTGGTGGAATTGCGCGGAGGCCGTGCTGCGGAACTTGGACTGGCGGAAGGCGACAAGGTACAATGGGGCTACTGTGCGGTGCCTGGCGCTGCCACTACGCAACCAAGCGCGGCCCCAAGCTTCTGCCCCTAA